One Cervus elaphus chromosome 28, mCerEla1.1, whole genome shotgun sequence DNA segment encodes these proteins:
- the LOC122685195 gene encoding ras-related protein Rab-28-like — MSDSEEESLDRQLKSVVLGDGTSGKTSLATCFAQETFGKQYKQTIGLDFFFRRITLPGSLNVTLQVWDIGGQTIGGKMLDKCIYGAQGVLLVYDVTNYQSFENLEDWYSVVKKVSEESETQPLVALVGNKIDLEHMGTVKPENHLRFCLENGFSSHFVSAKTGDSVFLCFQKVAAEILGIKLNKAEIEQSQRGVKADIVNYNQEPTSRTVNPTRSSMCAVQ; from the coding sequence ATGTCGGACTCTGAGGAGGAGAGCCTGGACCGGCAACTGAAAAGCGTCGTGCTGGGGGACGGCACCTCCGGGAAGACCTCCTTAGCTACCTGTTTTGCTCAAGAAACTTTTGGGAAACAGTACAAACAAACTATAGGattggatttctttttcagaagaatAACATTGCCAGGAAGCTTGAATGTTACTCTTCAAGTCTGGGACATAGGAGGGCAGACAATAGGAGGCAAGATGTTGGATAAATGTATCTATGGAGCACAGGGAGTCCTCTTGGTATATGATGTTACAAATTATCAAAGCTTTGAGAATTTAGAAGATTGGTATTCTGTGGTGAAGAAAGTGAGTGAGGAGTCAGAAACTCAGCCCCTGGTTGCCTTGGTGGGCAATAAAATTGATTTGGAGCATATGGGAACAGTAAAACCTGAAAACCACTTAagattttgcctggaaaatggtTTTAGTAGCCACTTTGTCTCAGCAAAGACAGGAGACTCTGTCTTCCTGTGTTTTCAGAAAGTTGCTGCTGAAATCCTTGGAATCAAGttaaacaaagcagaaatagaacagTCACAGAGAGGGGTGAAGGCAGATATTGTAAACTACAACCAGGAACCCACGTCAAGAACTGTTAACCCTACTAGAAGCTCTATGTGTGCAGTTCAGTGA